The window GATCGATATAAGGGGAGATATAAGAGATATAGAAAAACTTAAGGCAGTCTTTGAAAAATATAAACCAGATATAGTTTTTCATCTAGCTGCCCAACCTCTTGTGAGGCTCTCCTACGATATGCCTGTAGAAACCTACGAGATCAATGTAATGGGCACAATAAATATCCTTGAATGCATAAGAAACACTGAGAAAACAAAGGTTGGTATAATGATTACCACAGATAAGTGTTATGAAAATATGGAGCAAATTTGGGGTTACAGAGAGAATGATCCCATGGGAGGCTATGATCCTTACTCCTCTTCCAAAGGTGCGTGTGAAATAGCCATAAGTTCGTGGAGAAGATCTTTTTTTAATCCTGAAGACTATAAGAATCATGGAAAATCTATTGCCAGTGTAAGGGCTGGAAATGTAATCGGCGGTGGAGACTGGACGCAAGACAGGATAATCCCAGACTGCATCAGAGCTCTAGAAAAAGGCCTCCCTATAGAGCTTAGAAACCCACAAGCAGTGAGACCCTGGGAACATGTCTTAGAACCCCTAAGTGGATATATGCTTCTTGGAGAAAAACTCTGGGGAAATTCAACATATTCTGAAGGTTGGAACTTTGGTCCTGAACTTGATTCCATTATCAATGTAGGTTTAATAGCTGAAAAGCTATTAAAATTTTATGGCGAAGGTACTGTAAAGGATATCTCAGATCCAAATGCTCTTCATGAGGCTAATTTATTGATATTGGATATTTCAAAATCAAGATTTAAATTGGGATGGAAACCAAGATTGAGTATAGATAAAGCTTTAGAGATGACAGTAGAATGGTATAAAAATTATAATAAAAAGAACGTGTATAACCTTTGCCTAAATCAGATAAAAGAATTCATAAAATGCGGAGGTGAAATATGAAACTTATCAAGACAGACCTTGAGGGAGTTTTCATTATAGAAAATTTTCATGCAGAAGATGATAGAGGAAGCTTTACCAAAACATATCACAAAAATTTCTTTACAGAAAATAAACTGTGTGACGAATTCAAAGAAAGCTTTTATTCTGTTTCTCAGAATAATGTGATTAGAGGAATGCATTTTCAACTTCCACCTCACGATCACGAAAAATTGGTATATGTACTCAGGGGAAAAATCATCGATGTAATTTTAGACCTCAGAAAAGATTCCAAAACATACGGGAAACATATATCTGTAGAATTGTCCGAAAAAAACTGTCATTCGGTATATATTCCCAAAGGATGTGCTCATGGGTTCAGATCTTTAGAAGACAATTCTACTACAGTATACAATGTTGCGACTATGCATAATCCTGAAAGTGATTCAGGTATCAGGTGGAACAGCTTTGGTTTTAACTGGAAAACTGATTCTCCAATAGTGTCACAAAAGGATAGAAATTTAACCGTCTTTAAAGAATTTGAAAGTATAAATCCATTTTAATTATGGGGGGTTCTGATGAAAAAGAAAGCAATTATAACAGGGGGAACAGGTTTTGTAGGCTCTAACCTTTCCAGGGAACTTTTAAAACAGGGATGGGAAGTTTTTATAATTTCACAAAAAGAATTTGGATATAAAAATATCGAAGATATAAAAAATAAATTGAATATTTTTGAATATGACGGTAATATTCAAAAACTTATAAATTTTTTTAAAGATTCAAAAGCAGATGTTGTTTTTCATCTTGCATCTGTTTTTATTTCAGAACATAAAACTGACGATATAAATCTTCTCATAGACAGCAATTTGAAATTTGGAACACATATTCTTGAAGCCATGAAGGAATCAGACACCAAACTTATTATAAATACAGGAACTTCCTGGCAGCATTACAATAATGAAGATTATAATCCTGTCTGCCTTTATGCCGCCACAAAGGAATCTTTTGAAAAACTTATGGAGTATTATATCCAGGGGGAGAGTATAAGAGCCATCACTTTAAAATTATTTGATACTTACGGAGAAACAGATACTAGACCAAAGCTCATAAATTTATTAAGTAAATTTTCAAAGGAAAAAACCCAGCTGGACATGTCCCCGGGAGACCAGGTTATAGATCTAGTTCATGTTGATGATGTAGTAAACGCTTTTATAAAGGCTTATGAATACCTCTCAGAAAATAATAAAATAAAATATGAAAAATATGCTGTGAGTTCCGGCAAGGAATTAAAACTTAGAGAACTTATATCTATATATGAAGAGATAACAGGAAATAAGATATTGGTCAACTGGGGAGGACGTTCTTACAGAAAAAGAGAGGTTATGAATTTGTGGAGAAATTTTAAAAAACTCCCAAACTGGGATTGCACTATTGATATAAATGAAGGGCTAAAAAGAATGCCACATTAACTTATTATTCTTATCATATTCTAATTAAAAGAGGAGAATATATGGATAAATTTATTCTAGAAAAAGAATTTACAGAAGGTTTAAAGCTGATAAAAATGAATCCCTTTAAAGATGAGAGAGGGGAATATGTAAAAAGCTATAGTGACAGAGAACTTGCTTTATTAGGTATAAATACCAAATTTCTAGAAGACAATTATCTCGTTTCTAAAAAAGGTAGTATTCGTGGGCTTCATTATCAAATAAAAAACCCTGAAGCAAAACTTATCAGATGTCTTAAAGGAAAAATAATGGATGTAACTGTGGACCTCAGAAAGGATTCACCTACATATAAAAAGGTATTTAAAATTATTCTTAAGG is drawn from uncultured Ilyobacter sp. and contains these coding sequences:
- the rfbC gene encoding dTDP-4-dehydrorhamnose 3,5-epimerase; the encoded protein is MKLIKTDLEGVFIIENFHAEDDRGSFTKTYHKNFFTENKLCDEFKESFYSVSQNNVIRGMHFQLPPHDHEKLVYVLRGKIIDVILDLRKDSKTYGKHISVELSEKNCHSVYIPKGCAHGFRSLEDNSTTVYNVATMHNPESDSGIRWNSFGFNWKTDSPIVSQKDRNLTVFKEFESINPF
- a CDS encoding dTDP-4-dehydrorhamnose 3,5-epimerase family protein, with the protein product MDKFILEKEFTEGLKLIKMNPFKDERGEYVKSYSDRELALLGINTKFLEDNYLVSKKGSIRGLHYQIKNPEAKLIRCLKGKIMDVTVDLRKDSPTYKKVFKIILKEGDNRILMVPKSFAHGFISLTDSVVFYKSSNYYFPGDQYGVSFFSNEINLDKILKQEGIKDKIITEKDRNLLKLEDQNFF
- the rfbG gene encoding CDP-glucose 4,6-dehydratase, translating into MKLYNDFYRDKTILVTGHTGFKGSWLSIWLKNLGAEVIGYALDPYTTKDNFVLSNLQEKMIDIRGDIRDIEKLKAVFEKYKPDIVFHLAAQPLVRLSYDMPVETYEINVMGTINILECIRNTEKTKVGIMITTDKCYENMEQIWGYRENDPMGGYDPYSSSKGACEIAISSWRRSFFNPEDYKNHGKSIASVRAGNVIGGGDWTQDRIIPDCIRALEKGLPIELRNPQAVRPWEHVLEPLSGYMLLGEKLWGNSTYSEGWNFGPELDSIINVGLIAEKLLKFYGEGTVKDISDPNALHEANLLILDISKSRFKLGWKPRLSIDKALEMTVEWYKNYNKKNVYNLCLNQIKEFIKCGGEI
- a CDS encoding NAD(P)-dependent oxidoreductase, whose product is MKKKAIITGGTGFVGSNLSRELLKQGWEVFIISQKEFGYKNIEDIKNKLNIFEYDGNIQKLINFFKDSKADVVFHLASVFISEHKTDDINLLIDSNLKFGTHILEAMKESDTKLIINTGTSWQHYNNEDYNPVCLYAATKESFEKLMEYYIQGESIRAITLKLFDTYGETDTRPKLINLLSKFSKEKTQLDMSPGDQVIDLVHVDDVVNAFIKAYEYLSENNKIKYEKYAVSSGKELKLRELISIYEEITGNKILVNWGGRSYRKREVMNLWRNFKKLPNWDCTIDINEGLKRMPH